From a region of the candidate division WOR-3 bacterium genome:
- a CDS encoding OsmC family protein yields the protein MKHAASVRWAGRMTFIGKAGTNHLVPMDTAPEFDGDSSATKPLELLLLALGGCTGMDVVPLLRKMRQDVTAFELNVSAERSEEHPKVYTRIDIEYVVTGKALEEEKVKRAVELSQEKYCSVSAMLKKACPIGYTVRVVQT from the coding sequence ATGAAGCATGCAGCCAGCGTCCGCTGGGCCGGCCGGATGACGTTCATCGGCAAGGCCGGGACCAATCACCTCGTCCCGATGGATACCGCGCCCGAGTTCGACGGCGACAGTTCTGCCACCAAGCCGCTGGAACTGCTGCTCCTCGCGCTTGGCGGCTGTACCGGCATGGACGTCGTCCCGCTGCTCAGGAAGATGCGGCAGGATGTGACCGCGTTCGAACTCAATGTGTCGGCGGAGCGTTCAGAGGAACACCCGAAGGTCTACACCCGAATCGACATCGAGTATGTGGTGACGGGCAAAGCCCTCGAAGAGGAGAAAGTCAAGCGCGCGGTCGAGCTTTCGCAGGAGAAGTACTGCTCGGTCTCGGCGATGCTCAAGAAGGCCTGCCCGATCGGCTACACCGTCCGAGTAGTCCAGACCTGA